Proteins encoded by one window of Verrucomicrobiia bacterium:
- a CDS encoding arylsulfatase → MNRLLLRHGLAVLLGVMSAGALPAWAAGRPNVILILTDDQGYGDIAAHGHPHLITPNMDRLRAMGVSLSNFHVDPTCSPTRAALMTGRYSARVGVWHTIMGRNLLRADETTVAEVFRRAGYRTGIFGKWHLGDNAPYGARFRGFEDAIVHGGGGVGQTPDYWGNDYFEDHYNDNGSWRRFQGYCTDVWFREALRFIRESGTRPFFLYLPTNAAHQTRPHVAERYRALYEGLDVPEAARIFWGMITNLDDNLGVLLDRLGQWGLLENTVLVFMGDNGTTLGPGPWPVGEREAWNGRYNVGMRGAKGSQYEGGHRAFCYIHYAAGGMAGGREVPQLTAHLDIMPTLLEICGIPVPQDLALDGRSLVPLLRGEYAGWPERTLVVHNQRVLDPVRWKQTSVMTDRWRLVDDRELYDIAEDPGQRLNRIAEHPEVAARLRGFYEGWWKDVGARFHEAALLHVGSERQNPVQLDAHDWMTADGDPIPPWNQPHIVQRPLQNGPWRVRVERAGHYAFTLRERPEVAGFVLTAERARLKVGEWVDETRTVRPGSTGVRFLADLPEGDAEVRTWLMEAGGRSRGAYYVEVEHLGGR, encoded by the coding sequence TTGAACAGACTGCTTCTTCGCCACGGGTTGGCCGTACTGCTTGGGGTGATGTCTGCCGGCGCTCTTCCGGCGTGGGCGGCAGGGCGGCCGAACGTCATCCTGATCCTGACCGACGACCAGGGGTACGGGGACATCGCGGCGCATGGTCATCCCCACCTGATCACCCCGAACATGGATCGGCTGCGGGCGATGGGCGTGAGCCTGTCGAACTTCCATGTCGATCCCACCTGTTCGCCGACGCGTGCGGCCCTCATGACCGGGCGCTACTCGGCCCGGGTGGGGGTCTGGCACACGATCATGGGGCGCAACCTGCTGCGGGCGGACGAGACGACGGTGGCGGAAGTGTTCCGGCGGGCGGGCTATCGAACGGGCATTTTCGGCAAGTGGCATTTGGGGGACAACGCTCCGTACGGCGCCCGATTCCGCGGCTTTGAGGACGCCATCGTGCATGGAGGAGGCGGGGTTGGGCAGACGCCGGACTACTGGGGCAACGACTACTTCGAGGATCACTACAACGACAACGGGAGCTGGCGGCGCTTTCAGGGATACTGCACGGACGTGTGGTTTCGGGAGGCGCTGCGGTTCATCCGCGAATCCGGTACCCGACCCTTCTTCCTTTACCTGCCGACCAACGCGGCGCATCAGACGCGTCCCCACGTCGCGGAGCGCTACCGGGCGCTTTACGAGGGACTGGATGTCCCCGAGGCGGCGCGGATTTTCTGGGGGATGATCACCAACCTCGACGACAACCTCGGGGTGCTGCTCGATCGGCTCGGGCAGTGGGGCCTCCTTGAGAACACCGTGCTTGTCTTCATGGGCGACAACGGCACGACGTTGGGGCCCGGGCCATGGCCGGTGGGGGAGCGGGAGGCGTGGAACGGGCGTTACAACGTGGGCATGAGGGGCGCCAAGGGTTCCCAGTACGAAGGGGGCCACCGCGCCTTCTGTTACATCCATTACGCCGCGGGCGGGATGGCCGGCGGTCGCGAGGTGCCGCAACTCACCGCGCATCTCGACATCATGCCCACGCTGCTGGAGATCTGCGGCATTCCGGTGCCCCAAGACCTGGCGCTTGACGGCCGGTCGCTGGTTCCCCTCCTCCGAGGGGAATATGCCGGATGGCCCGAACGGACCCTGGTCGTTCACAACCAGCGGGTCCTGGACCCTGTCCGGTGGAAACAGACGTCCGTCATGACGGACCGCTGGCGGTTGGTGGACGACCGGGAGTTGTACGACATCGCCGAGGACCCGGGCCAGCGGCTCAATCGCATCGCCGAGCATCCCGAAGTCGCGGCCCGGTTGCGGGGGTTCTACGAGGGTTGGTGGAAGGACGTGGGCGCGCGCTTCCATGAGGCGGCGCTGCTCCATGTCGGCTCGGAACGGCAGAATCCGGTGCAACTGGACGCGCACGACTGGATGACGGCCGACGGCGATCCGATTCCGCCCTGGAACCAGCCGCACATTGTGCAGCGCCCGCTGCAGAACGGTCCGTGGCGGGTGAGGGTGGAGCGAGCCGGTCATTACGCTTTCACCTTGCGGGAGCGGCCGGAGGTGGCGGGTTTTGTCCTGACGGCGGAGCGGGCCCGGTTGAAGGTCGGGGAGTGGGTCGATGAGACACGGACGGTGCGGCCTGGGTCCACGGGAGTGCGGTTCCTGGCGGATCTCCCCGAAGGCGACGCCGAGGTCCGGACCTGGCTGATGGAGGCGGGGGGGAGGTCGCGCGGTGCGTATTACGTGGAGGTGGAGCACCTGGGGGGGCGGTAG